The Solibacillus sp. FSL W7-1436 genome window below encodes:
- a CDS encoding sensor domain-containing protein produces MENDMNYQKFNQLFSGRNLNQEVNKDFFNYFTSLTNNHPNIVVVLSKFGKVLSSNNNKLQALLGKPVVTNEDFQQFLYGDNVDLLENTFNKTLRGHAEKCSIEIKNNLNKTLFLDLTFIPIIIEEDVVGVYLIVTDNTDKTVMKQELMLWENHLNYAQQIAEIGSWEYYFNEDKLICSKNFYNMFGIDDQKYISIDEPFKQIHPEDLNISLQYLKKSISDGEHYTHKVRVYHRKTKELKHLKVHAEVFAEEGKPAKIFGIIKDETYQTLLKKQLIEQNEEYKSIFDTLTSGIWMREKIGGKFLFASKGLEEILEIPLSTLYEDSKAWYNMIQPVHLPELENGKKKMMNGQSFQWIYRINSGNGNTKWLLEEVVPRLDNHGQITNIFGLVTDITYEIEKEHKINYLSNFDNLTGLPNQQSLFKKLDDMCESDDPFAILYFDLDRFNIINDSLGYFIGDETLKFIADRLEKIMPKDSYLARLSSNDFIMIIKNFENKKEVLQYAKTVIKKIREPFTIQDYELNISTSIGITFYPEEGKEKLTLLKNAHTALYKAKKEGKSTYQLSSDEGDISTYKKYALDRDMRKAISNEEFELHFQPQVETGNGSLCGAEALIRWNHKEWGLVSPGEFIPLAEENHMINGITDWVIEKVCQLLKEWKEKGLPIIPIAINIPPIRFMKKGLYQHVKTQLERFGIDPFYLEFEITEDTLLNIESSVYSTIQSLKDLGIRIAVDDFGTGYASLASIRKFKPNKIKIDKIFIDNINNEDKVDNGIICATLNLAKSLEMNVVAEGVEEFEQLRFLKKNDCDVIQGYLFSKPVKKEEFEHILQVGYLSPKVS; encoded by the coding sequence ATGGAAAATGATATGAACTATCAAAAATTCAATCAATTATTTTCAGGTCGAAATCTCAATCAAGAAGTGAATAAAGACTTTTTCAATTATTTCACATCTCTTACGAATAATCATCCGAATATTGTTGTTGTATTATCTAAATTCGGTAAAGTACTTTCTTCCAATAATAACAAACTCCAAGCTTTACTCGGTAAGCCGGTAGTAACTAACGAGGATTTCCAACAGTTTTTGTATGGTGATAACGTAGATTTACTTGAAAATACTTTCAATAAAACATTACGAGGCCATGCTGAAAAATGTAGTATCGAAATAAAAAATAATCTTAATAAAACATTATTTCTCGATCTGACTTTCATTCCGATAATTATCGAAGAAGATGTTGTCGGTGTTTATTTGATCGTTACCGATAATACAGATAAAACTGTGATGAAACAGGAACTGATGTTATGGGAAAATCACTTGAACTATGCTCAGCAAATAGCTGAAATCGGAAGCTGGGAATATTATTTCAATGAAGATAAACTGATCTGTTCCAAAAATTTTTACAATATGTTCGGAATTGATGATCAAAAATATATAAGTATTGATGAGCCGTTCAAGCAAATACATCCTGAAGATTTGAATATATCTTTACAATATTTAAAGAAATCCATTAGTGACGGCGAACATTATACGCATAAAGTTCGGGTTTATCATAGAAAAACAAAAGAATTAAAACATTTAAAAGTACATGCTGAAGTGTTTGCTGAAGAAGGAAAACCAGCTAAAATCTTTGGAATTATTAAAGATGAAACATATCAAACATTGCTAAAAAAACAGCTGATCGAGCAGAACGAAGAATATAAGTCAATTTTTGATACTCTCACATCAGGAATTTGGATGCGTGAAAAAATAGGTGGTAAATTCCTTTTCGCTTCAAAAGGATTGGAAGAAATATTGGAGATCCCCCTCTCTACCCTTTATGAGGATTCAAAAGCCTGGTATAACATGATCCAGCCCGTGCATCTTCCAGAGTTGGAAAACGGTAAAAAGAAAATGATGAACGGTCAAAGTTTCCAGTGGATTTATCGGATTAATTCCGGAAACGGTAATACAAAGTGGCTGCTTGAAGAAGTTGTACCCCGGCTTGATAATCACGGACAAATAACGAATATATTCGGTTTAGTCACGGATATTACTTATGAAATAGAAAAAGAACATAAAATAAATTACTTATCCAACTTTGATAATCTTACAGGTCTGCCAAATCAGCAAAGTCTATTTAAAAAATTGGATGACATGTGCGAAAGTGATGATCCATTTGCCATTCTATATTTCGACCTGGACCGCTTTAATATCATCAATGATTCACTCGGTTATTTTATCGGGGATGAAACATTAAAATTCATTGCAGACCGGCTTGAAAAAATAATGCCTAAAGACAGCTATCTTGCACGTTTGAGCAGTAATGATTTTATTATGATCATAAAAAATTTCGAAAATAAAAAAGAAGTGCTTCAATACGCTAAAACGGTCATCAAAAAAATTAGAGAACCGTTCACCATTCAGGATTACGAGTTAAATATCTCGACTAGTATCGGTATTACTTTCTATCCCGAGGAAGGCAAGGAAAAATTGACCCTTTTGAAAAATGCTCACACTGCACTTTATAAAGCTAAAAAGGAAGGGAAAAGTACTTATCAGCTTTCATCTGATGAAGGAGATATATCTACTTATAAAAAGTATGCTTTGGATCGTGATATGCGAAAAGCTATTTCAAATGAGGAATTTGAGTTGCATTTCCAGCCGCAAGTAGAAACAGGCAATGGTTCTCTTTGCGGAGCTGAAGCGTTAATTCGCTGGAATCATAAAGAATGGGGATTAGTCTCCCCTGGAGAATTTATTCCATTGGCGGAAGAAAACCATATGATCAACGGGATTACTGACTGGGTGATTGAAAAGGTTTGCCAGCTTCTTAAAGAATGGAAAGAAAAAGGACTGCCAATCATTCCGATAGCAATAAATATCCCTCCTATCCGATTTATGAAAAAAGGGTTGTATCAGCATGTGAAAACACAATTGGAGCGTTTCGGGATTGATCCGTTCTATTTGGAATTCGAAATTACAGAAGATACATTGCTGAATATAGAATCGAGTGTGTATTCAACAATTCAAAGCTTAAAAGACCTCGGAATTCGGATTGCGGTTGACGATTTTGGTACCGGCTATGCATCTTTGGCTTCGATTCGAAAGTTTAAACCGAATAAAATTAAAATCGATAAAATATTTATAGATAATATTAATAATGAGGACAAAGTAGATAACGGCATTATTTGTGCTACATTGAATTTAGCGAAGTCGCTGGAGATGAATGTGGTGGCTGAAGGTGTGGAGGAATTTGAACAGCTCAGATTTTTAAAGAAAAATGACTGTGATGTAATTCAAGGGTATCTATTTTCCAAACCCGTTAAAAAAGAAGAGTTTGAACACATATTGCAAGTCGGTTATTTATCCCCGAAAGTTTCATAA
- a CDS encoding ABC transporter substrate-binding protein: MNKKLFTLASTATVAAVALAGCVETKSDVKENDSATTETAGAKPVIELLGMASSEQDMNIVRDQLVKNGFDVKLNIQPDYGSFTAQQDAGNFDIAISSWTTVTGNPDYAVRGLFKTGGDYSRTSDETVDKLIDEASTLTGDEAKEKYKELEQALVFDNAYIAPLYISQKFQGIYKAEVNPDTVRLPKSRAQAWETISFNDEGKNASETLVLHQALASLTSLDPVKANDGSINTLNTNMYVRLVNLSDSDEVVSEGSLSYDHAIAENNEEYYFVLRDDINFAKVEGDKAVDTGDLVSAEDVVFSLNRAKDETSVPDHRTYSIHENIDTVEIVSDITSLESVKTADGKSVLEELSDELPAAISEVVTDEKDVDNAAGKYQVVKLTTPNPFPQVLNYLAHQSGGIVSESAVTAVNTFDVASYDPNTDIAYGDQSTVTEGASYANHLAASGPYILVKKNDYEATFVKNPAYQAGTENEPKIENITVRFIQDNDSALSALRNGEIHVLQSVPETKTDVVEGDENLQLKTADSNAVSYLLFNTSGRETAKSADLRKAVLHSINQEEFISYYQGKKKPAVSTVSPLIDTGLKLEADSAKVKEFLKAYNESK; the protein is encoded by the coding sequence ATGAATAAAAAATTATTTACGTTAGCATCAACAGCAACAGTGGCAGCAGTAGCATTAGCAGGCTGTGTCGAAACAAAATCGGATGTAAAAGAAAATGATTCAGCAACTACTGAAACAGCTGGGGCAAAGCCAGTCATCGAATTACTTGGTATGGCTTCTTCAGAGCAGGACATGAATATTGTGCGTGACCAATTAGTGAAGAACGGTTTCGATGTGAAACTGAATATCCAGCCGGATTACGGTTCATTTACAGCACAACAAGATGCGGGCAACTTTGACATTGCCATTTCAAGCTGGACGACTGTAACGGGTAACCCGGACTATGCAGTACGCGGTTTATTCAAAACGGGCGGAGACTACAGCCGTACTTCTGATGAGACAGTCGATAAATTAATCGATGAAGCGAGTACTTTAACAGGTGATGAAGCAAAGGAAAAATATAAAGAGCTGGAACAAGCTTTAGTATTCGACAATGCCTATATCGCACCATTATATATTTCTCAAAAATTCCAGGGAATTTATAAAGCGGAAGTTAATCCGGATACAGTACGTCTGCCAAAATCACGTGCTCAAGCATGGGAAACAATTTCATTCAATGATGAAGGGAAAAATGCATCAGAAACATTGGTACTTCACCAAGCATTGGCATCATTGACTTCCCTTGACCCGGTTAAGGCAAACGATGGTTCGATCAATACACTGAACACGAATATGTATGTTCGTTTAGTGAATTTATCAGATTCGGATGAAGTGGTATCGGAAGGCTCACTTTCTTATGACCATGCCATTGCTGAAAACAACGAAGAATATTATTTCGTACTGCGCGATGATATTAACTTTGCAAAAGTGGAAGGCGATAAAGCAGTTGATACAGGTGATTTAGTATCAGCAGAAGATGTTGTATTCTCTTTAAACCGTGCAAAAGACGAAACATCAGTACCGGATCACCGCACATATTCAATCCATGAAAATATTGATACAGTTGAAATCGTATCGGATATTACATCATTGGAATCAGTGAAAACAGCAGATGGCAAGTCTGTTTTAGAAGAATTATCGGATGAGCTGCCTGCAGCGATTTCTGAAGTTGTGACAGATGAAAAAGATGTAGACAATGCAGCAGGTAAATACCAAGTGGTTAAATTGACAACGCCAAATCCTTTCCCGCAAGTGTTAAACTACTTAGCGCACCAATCTGGCGGTATTGTATCTGAATCTGCGGTAACTGCAGTGAATACATTTGATGTAGCTAGCTATGATCCGAACACGGATATCGCTTACGGTGATCAGTCAACAGTTACTGAAGGCGCAAGCTATGCAAACCATTTAGCAGCATCAGGTCCATATATTTTAGTGAAGAAAAATGACTATGAAGCAACATTCGTGAAAAACCCTGCATACCAGGCGGGAACTGAAAACGAGCCAAAAATTGAAAACATCACTGTTCGTTTCATCCAGGATAATGACAGTGCACTATCAGCATTGCGTAATGGTGAAATCCACGTATTACAATCAGTTCCTGAAACGAAAACAGATGTAGTTGAAGGCGATGAAAATTTACAATTAAAAACAGCTGACAGCAATGCCGTTTCTTACTTATTGTTCAATACAAGCGGTCGTGAAACTGCGAAATCTGCAGACTTACGTAAAGCAGTTCTTCACTCAATCAATCAAGAAGAGTTCATCAGCTACTACCAAGGTAAGAAAAAGCCGGCTGTATCAACAGTTTCACCTTTAATTGACACAGGTTTAAAACTGGAAGCAGACAGCGCAAAAGTGAAAGAGTTCTTAAAAGCATATAACGAATCAAAATAA
- a CDS encoding YusW family protein, with protein sequence MKKFALICALSTTALLVGCGDSEEATNLPENAPTEQNTMNQTSTVTETADAPFNFTHFDLDIQYADDKSYEVSYENEASRAEAQIEDEVNKTKIEGNEATNKLVPIFEGFTFDKDTPDDEVLDEVLQKFEQPDSFLEVELEIKFADGTVKEYRRVAQ encoded by the coding sequence ATGAAAAAATTTGCACTAATTTGCGCGCTAAGTACAACTGCATTGCTAGTAGGCTGTGGGGACAGCGAAGAAGCAACCAATTTGCCTGAAAATGCACCGACAGAACAAAATACTATGAATCAGACAAGTACAGTAACCGAAACAGCGGATGCCCCATTTAACTTTACTCACTTTGATTTGGATATTCAGTATGCCGATGATAAAAGTTATGAAGTGAGTTATGAAAATGAAGCATCTCGTGCAGAAGCACAAATTGAAGATGAAGTTAACAAAACAAAAATAGAAGGTAATGAAGCAACGAACAAATTGGTTCCGATTTTCGAAGGATTTACATTCGATAAGGATACACCAGATGATGAGGTTCTTGATGAAGTACTTCAAAAATTCGAACAGCCCGACAGCTTTTTGGAAGTGGAATTAGAAATTAAATTTGCAGATGGTACTGTCAAAGAGTACCGCCGTGTAGCACAGTAA
- the istB gene encoding IS21-like element helper ATPase IstB, whose translation MNEDILTLCKQLRLAYVAEAIKEVPFTEPEEYLYQVLLKEQLGREQAKIARNLKQARFIDTKTLESYQWHKDICFPSHLTKDELEQLDFIRRKENVILVGAPGTGKTHLASALGRKACEHGFEVRFYRVSHLVEELEHALHTGKLKQFRSKLEKVDLMILDEMGYLPFGKEGAELLFQIISEFYEQKSLIITSNLEFSQWNRIFSDSRLTAALVDRLIHHAHIISYTGQSFRLTNALSRK comes from the coding sequence ATGAATGAAGATATTTTAACACTCTGTAAGCAATTGAGATTAGCATATGTAGCAGAAGCAATTAAAGAAGTGCCTTTTACTGAGCCGGAAGAATATCTGTATCAAGTTTTATTAAAAGAGCAGCTTGGCAGAGAACAAGCAAAAATAGCACGTAACTTGAAACAAGCTCGTTTCATTGATACAAAAACGCTAGAAAGCTACCAGTGGCATAAAGATATTTGTTTTCCTAGCCATTTAACGAAAGATGAGTTAGAACAGCTAGATTTTATTCGAAGAAAAGAGAATGTCATTTTAGTTGGCGCACCTGGAACAGGTAAAACACATTTAGCTTCTGCCCTTGGCCGAAAGGCTTGTGAGCATGGATTTGAAGTACGTTTTTATCGTGTATCGCATTTAGTTGAGGAGCTAGAGCACGCCCTACATACGGGGAAATTGAAGCAGTTTAGAAGTAAATTAGAGAAAGTTGATTTAATGATTTTAGATGAAATGGGTTATTTACCTTTCGGCAAAGAAGGAGCAGAATTACTGTTTCAAATTATTTCAGAGTTCTATGAACAAAAGAGCTTAATTATCACTTCAAATTTAGAATTTAGTCAGTGGAACCGCATTTTCTCGGATTCACGTTTAACGGCAGCTCTGGTGGATCGTTTGATTCACCACGCCCACATTATTTCCTACACGGGCCAGAGCTTCCGTTTAACAAATGCATTGTCGAGAAAATAG
- the istA gene encoding IS21 family transposase, translating to MSEVNCIKTLRNEKGLSITEIANTMQVNWRTAKKYGDGDQLPQEKTHLKTGMMYDEEWGEIVIDWLEEDLKLKKKLRRTNKKMFEDLVKKGFKGSYRTLCNFIQEWKAAQEDEIDKGHERLEHPEGEAQVDFGIMEAVQDGEILDVHALVMSFPASNTAFAVPMPGENLECFLGGLQVLFKQAGGVPLSIRIDNLTPAVKKVRKGDSEAQLTEAFRHFQQYYGFKVQVCNPRKGNEKGHVEGKVGYVRYNFFSLPPVIKDLEDLTNQLEQQLIKDRQRVHYKKEVMIDELWKREQKQLIKLPEKPYPVFKQFLIKFNKYNEFKLDGHLIHVPRARNYVQLSCVTYWDSYKVITNDGEILLSDARPYMRKRRFIPWKEILKDWLKKPRVVGHSRYSIYLPTRIKEYLTVPSLALRKQRINELLTLLLTHDMNDIDQNFYNYIGREAEETEHPYGVNWTEYDALSPKGTEVLNHE from the coding sequence ATGTCTGAAGTTAATTGTATCAAAACATTACGAAATGAAAAAGGACTATCTATTACCGAAATTGCCAATACAATGCAAGTGAATTGGCGCACTGCCAAAAAATATGGCGATGGAGATCAATTGCCTCAAGAGAAAACTCATTTGAAAACGGGCATGATGTACGACGAAGAATGGGGAGAAATCGTAATTGATTGGTTAGAAGAGGATTTAAAACTTAAGAAAAAGTTACGCCGTACAAATAAGAAAATGTTTGAAGATTTAGTAAAGAAGGGCTTCAAAGGTTCCTATAGAACACTTTGTAATTTCATTCAAGAATGGAAAGCAGCACAAGAAGACGAAATAGACAAAGGTCATGAACGTTTAGAACATCCAGAAGGAGAAGCTCAAGTAGATTTCGGGATTATGGAAGCTGTTCAAGATGGCGAAATACTTGATGTTCACGCATTGGTCATGTCATTTCCAGCAAGTAATACAGCATTTGCGGTACCGATGCCGGGTGAAAATTTAGAATGCTTTTTAGGCGGACTTCAAGTGTTATTTAAACAGGCTGGTGGTGTCCCATTGAGCATTCGAATTGATAACTTAACACCTGCGGTGAAAAAGGTAAGAAAAGGCGATTCAGAGGCACAACTAACAGAAGCCTTTCGACATTTCCAACAATATTACGGGTTCAAAGTGCAAGTATGTAACCCACGAAAAGGAAATGAAAAAGGTCATGTGGAAGGTAAAGTAGGTTATGTTCGTTATAACTTCTTTAGCCTACCTCCGGTAATAAAGGATCTTGAAGATTTAACGAATCAATTAGAACAACAATTAATCAAGGATCGTCAACGAGTTCATTATAAAAAAGAAGTAATGATTGATGAACTGTGGAAGCGCGAGCAAAAGCAATTAATCAAATTACCTGAAAAACCGTATCCGGTATTTAAGCAGTTTTTAATCAAGTTTAATAAATATAATGAATTCAAACTTGATGGGCATTTGATTCATGTGCCAAGAGCAAGAAACTACGTCCAGCTTTCTTGTGTGACCTACTGGGATTCGTATAAAGTCATCACAAATGACGGAGAAATTTTATTATCTGATGCCCGACCTTATATGAGAAAACGTCGTTTTATTCCATGGAAGGAAATCTTAAAAGATTGGTTGAAAAAACCACGTGTTGTAGGGCATTCCCGTTACTCAATCTATCTGCCAACGCGCATTAAAGAGTATTTAACAGTTCCTTCACTTGCGTTAAGAAAACAACGGATTAATGAATTACTGACACTTTTACTTACACATGATATGAATGATATTGATCAAAATTTTTATAATTATATTGGCCGTGAGGCTGAAGAAACTGAACATCCTTACGGTGTTAATTGGACAGAATATGATGCCTTATCCCCAAAAGGGACGGAGGTGTTAAATCATGAATGA
- a CDS encoding GlpM family protein yields the protein MFYVIQFILGGTVMLLASWLSKSNLHFLSGIITLLPILTLLNMRLQVKNMTEETFHIVQQNAIFGAVGMVLFTVLVFYFSGLWKPGYAILGALSIYIIFMVAGRPLLTLLQS from the coding sequence GTGTTTTATGTAATTCAATTTATTCTTGGCGGTACAGTGATGCTGCTCGCTTCTTGGTTAAGCAAATCGAATTTGCACTTCTTATCCGGCATAATTACATTGCTCCCGATACTAACGTTGCTTAATATGCGGCTGCAAGTGAAAAATATGACGGAAGAAACATTTCATATTGTGCAGCAAAACGCCATTTTTGGGGCTGTCGGCATGGTATTATTTACTGTACTTGTTTTTTATTTTTCAGGTTTGTGGAAGCCTGGTTATGCTATTTTAGGAGCCCTTTCAATCTATATCATTTTCATGGTCGCCGGCAGACCTTTGCTTACTTTATTACAATCGTAA
- a CDS encoding TraB/GumN family protein — protein MNKITKTVLATTLGTTLMLTSIIPAVKADEVTPDISSWAIGTLNEGEKYGIFPIEWYYDGFRSAITSERLDSLIKLTAQKIASLNLDKNEDFKPVSVKGDGTRGDIINLLYNIVGQYKLDTVDDAVTYMKKHKVLQGSEKGLMLEQKATTQHAVIFAVRLIQNTFEQANAGAKGVAWVVEDEDTKVYMLGSIHVGTPDLYPMHKKLTKAFDESDGLFVEANLLDPTGMEYYIEKAMFNDGRTIKDVVSEETYAKLQKVAEQLEMPIEELEIQKPWLLSNNFSSLMMDGAFGLTAEEMAMHGVDMQFLLSAYLQQKPIYELEGINAQVDMFEALSPETQEESLVAALDGILEPTGQSEEDVQLMADWFTNWVKGDVEKFAESLTEMEGDTSEFNQMLFGKRDAEMAAKLVDVLEEQKGTFFVVVGAGHFLVDKNIRYHLEESGYEVKPFYQ, from the coding sequence ATGAATAAGATCACTAAAACCGTTTTGGCTACAACATTGGGGACTACATTGATGCTGACGTCGATTATACCTGCCGTTAAAGCTGATGAAGTAACTCCGGATATAAGCAGCTGGGCAATCGGGACATTAAATGAAGGCGAGAAATACGGGATTTTTCCAATCGAATGGTACTATGATGGTTTCCGTTCAGCGATTACTTCGGAGCGTTTAGATTCTTTAATTAAACTGACTGCACAGAAAATAGCAAGTTTAAATCTGGATAAAAATGAAGACTTTAAGCCCGTTTCAGTAAAAGGCGATGGCACACGCGGCGATATAATAAACCTTCTTTATAATATTGTTGGTCAATACAAATTAGATACAGTAGATGATGCTGTAACATATATGAAGAAACATAAAGTTTTACAAGGGTCGGAAAAAGGCTTGATGCTCGAACAGAAAGCTACAACACAACATGCGGTAATTTTTGCCGTACGCCTGATCCAGAATACATTTGAGCAGGCAAATGCCGGAGCAAAAGGTGTTGCATGGGTAGTGGAAGATGAAGATACTAAAGTGTATATGCTTGGCTCCATTCATGTAGGAACGCCGGATCTCTACCCGATGCATAAAAAATTAACAAAAGCATTTGATGAGTCGGACGGACTTTTCGTTGAAGCGAATTTATTAGACCCTACCGGTATGGAGTATTATATCGAAAAGGCGATGTTTAATGATGGACGCACGATTAAAGATGTTGTAAGTGAAGAAACGTATGCGAAACTTCAAAAAGTCGCAGAACAGCTTGAAATGCCTATCGAAGAGCTGGAAATACAAAAGCCTTGGCTGCTTTCAAATAATTTTTCGTCGCTGATGATGGACGGGGCATTTGGTTTAACAGCAGAAGAAATGGCGATGCATGGAGTGGATATGCAATTTTTATTAAGTGCTTATTTACAGCAGAAACCTATTTATGAGCTGGAAGGAATCAATGCACAAGTTGATATGTTTGAAGCATTATCCCCGGAAACACAGGAAGAATCGTTAGTTGCAGCACTTGACGGTATTTTGGAGCCTACTGGACAGTCCGAAGAAGATGTTCAGTTAATGGCAGACTGGTTCACGAATTGGGTGAAAGGTGATGTGGAAAAGTTTGCGGAAAGCTTAACTGAAATGGAAGGGGACACATCTGAGTTCAATCAGATGCTGTTCGGCAAACGTGATGCAGAAATGGCCGCTAAGCTTGTGGATGTATTGGAAGAACAAAAAGGGACATTCTTTGTCGTTGTCGGCGCGGGTCACTTTTTAGTTGATAAAAATATCCGCTATCACCTAGAGGAAAGCGGTTATGAAGTAAAACCGTTTTATCAATAA
- a CDS encoding helix-turn-helix domain-containing protein, whose protein sequence is MRRIQTNDLIKFFANSAIQYADLFVTSLAPNVHDTNRNTAPCLNGIVITLSGSANFSLNGEVYTIHKGVILHAGPNMAIDIKVTSKEPWHYTVLHYEMLNRPCSMDIGHFEIVTGHHHKLDYLVHQLIHFEKIPGDMNRLKCKSLFLQLVEFIVICAKMQTSNNVVDQAITFITEHYNLPITIAEIAEEVGCDRRRFAYLFDKQIGMSPIQFLTEIRLKKSRELLRTTSIPIKEIAELIGYQDAFYFCRVFKKQYHMTPTNFRKQYLTI, encoded by the coding sequence GTGAGAAGAATTCAAACGAACGATTTAATAAAATTTTTCGCCAACTCAGCGATTCAATATGCAGATTTATTTGTAACAAGTTTAGCTCCTAATGTACATGATACCAATCGTAATACAGCACCATGTTTAAATGGAATCGTTATTACTCTGTCGGGTAGCGCAAATTTTTCACTGAATGGGGAAGTATACACGATACATAAAGGGGTAATCCTCCATGCCGGGCCTAATATGGCGATTGATATTAAAGTTACAAGTAAGGAACCATGGCATTATACTGTACTGCATTATGAAATGTTGAACCGCCCCTGTTCAATGGATATAGGCCATTTTGAAATCGTTACTGGTCATCATCATAAATTGGATTATTTAGTTCATCAATTAATCCATTTCGAAAAAATACCGGGCGATATGAACCGGCTGAAATGTAAGTCTCTGTTCCTGCAGTTGGTGGAATTCATTGTTATTTGCGCAAAAATGCAAACTTCAAACAATGTAGTGGATCAGGCGATTACATTTATAACCGAACATTATAATTTACCAATAACAATAGCAGAAATTGCGGAGGAGGTAGGGTGTGACCGTCGAAGATTTGCCTATTTGTTTGATAAGCAAATCGGCATGTCACCAATTCAGTTTTTAACGGAGATCCGATTAAAAAAATCCCGGGAATTGCTGCGAACGACATCAATTCCGATTAAGGAGATTGCTGAACTTATCGGTTACCAGGATGCATTCTACTTTTGCCGGGTTTTCAAAAAGCAGTATCATATGACACCGACAAATTTCCGTAAGCAATATTTAACTATTTAA